The Prochlorococcus marinus XMU1408 region TTCCCCCTCAGGGTCGTTTACTAATAAATATGTTGGCCATCCCATCCCTTCTTTAGTGGGGTATTGCGTTAATAGTATTGGGCGATATTTTCTATAAACCAAAGTATCCTGAAGCTTCACACTAATAAATTCAAGACCTAATTCATTCGCAACTTTAGAATCAAAGAAGCTCATCCGGTGACAAGTGCCACAATCTTCAGAACTAAATTTAATTAGAGAATAGGTCATAAAAAAATAAAGTTATACACATATCCTAAATAAACAAATAAATAAAAACAACTTCAGTTGTTAGACTTATTGTTTCTAGCAACAACTGAGAAAAATGGATCACTCTCTGCATTATAAAAACCAAATAGCTTATTTACATATGTTTTTTCATTTAATACCTTTTCAATGTTCCATCCATTAGCATTTAGTACACTTTTTACATATTCGATTCTTTCCTCTTCTGATGAATTACACCAAATATTTGGAGCTTTTGACCAGAATGCACGATTAGTAAATGAAATAATTAATAAAGAGTGTGATTTAATAATTCTAGATAATTCTAGTGAAACTTTCTCTGGGTATTGAAGATATTGCCAACCAGCAACAATTAAACCTATATCAACTGATGAATCATCTAGAGGAATATTTTGTGATTGATTAAAATTTTGAACCCAAAAACAATCAAGTCTCTTATTAGCACTTAACTCGGATTTATTCATACCATGCCCGATGACTTTTTTAAATCTAATGTTGTATGGCAAATGACTAACCCAGCTACTCATTAAATCTAGAATAATATCTTCATTAGAGAGATATTCTGAATACAATTTTGTGAGCCTATTCCTAAATGGCTCACTAAGATGATGGACATATCTAGGATGTTGATAAAATATTTGATCATTATTAATATCCATTTTCATTCTATCAATACTTGAAAGTTGCATCTTAAAAAAATATTTTAATATATTTTATATGGTTATTGTCGGATATGAGAAATTCTATGAACTATAAAGTTATTAAAAAAATGTTTAGATTAACTATATATATTAGTAAATTTAATAAATTAAAATTACTAATAATGAATCGAATATATATTTAAGTCTTAGTTAATCTGTTCTGTTAAGCTAGATGAACTTTTTCTACCTTGCTCTGGTTCATAATTATTATTAATTGGAATCAATAGTAAAAGTGAACTACTTAATGTAAATATAATAAAAGCATATAATAAATTAAAGTTCTTCTTTACTTTGTTGGAATTATTTATGATAAACCTTTTCGTAAAAGGTCTATCAATATATATATCCCATTTAATACTCAATCTAGAATCAAATCTTAAAAGATCAAGGCATTGAGTAAGATCCGACAATTCTGAGTCATCTAAAAAAATTTCTAATGGCTTAACACCTTTTCTTGTACTTTTAAGTAATAGTTTATGGTTATTGCCACTAGGTGAAATTGAAACAATATTCTTTTCAGATACAAAAGTTTTTCGAATTCCAGAAATATAAGAACGGGAATATTGAAGAACAACTTGCATCAAGTTATCAAGATGAACTTTTTCTCCTTCCAATAAAGGTGAGCCAATAATTTTTAATGACCACGAAGATAAAATACCAATTGTAGTTGTTGAATCTCCATTAGAAACATCTGGCATACCAGAAATTTCTAACGAAGAAGAGTTCTGAGCAAATTTATAAGATAAATTAATCATTTATATAAACTAAGTTTGATAATACAAAGAAGCTTTTAAACGATCAGCTCCACCCTTTCCACATGATAGGGAGAGAATCAATAATAACTCTCTAAAAAATGTATTATTTTCATCACTCAAAAGTGATACAACATAACTTCTTTGCAAATTCATCCTTTCCCTAATAAGTGACTTAAGACGATTGCTAAACAAAAACCAACGTTCTTTATTCAGTGTCTCAGATTCTTTCGAAGAAAGAAGTTGTCTAATCAAGGGATAAAGATTATCAGCCATAGAAGAAATAAGTTTAACGAGCGAATCAATCTGATCAGTAGAAAGTGATGAAAATGCATAAGATTTTCTTAATGGGTTAGAACATCTTATTTTCCAGAATTCTACTCGACTGGAAAATTCATCTGATAATCCTATATTTTTTGCTTTCAAGAATAGAGTATCAGCGGCATTAATCTGTAGTGTTTCTATTACTAAAAACAAAAAATCAAGTTTTTTTGGCGTATCACTAGCTATTTCGCAATTTAAATAAGTAGTATCATCTACACGATTTACTAGAGAAGATTTTTTATTGTCGTTTTCTTTCTGGAAAGACACTAAAGAGTTGGATTTCATAAATTAAATAATGACAGGACTTTGAAGATTAGCTAGCTTTATTGTTGGTTTAATAAAATTGCACAACGCATAATTTGAATTTTTTATGGAAAATCTGAAAGATTATATACCTGAAATATACAATTTTCCCAATGAAGGGATAGTCTTTAAAGATATTAATCCGATATATAATCAGCCCAAATTATGGAATCAAATAACATTACCTATCCAAGAGCTAATAACTACTATCAAACCAGATTATATTGCTGGTGTAGAAGCTAGAGGATTTATAACTGCTTCAGCATTAGCCTTTAAAAATCAGATTGGTTTAATAACAATTAGAAAGCCTAATAAATTACCTGGAAAAGTAATAGGGGTTAACTATCAACTTGAGTATGGAGAAGATCGTTTGGAAATTCAGCAGGATTTAATAACTAAACAGAGCAAAATCCTCATAATTGACGACTTATTAGCTACTGGTGGAACAGCGTCTGCCGCAGGAGAATTAATAATTAAAGCTGGAGGTAACTTAATAGGATATGGATTTCTTGTTGAATTAACTAAACTAGAAGGGAGAAAAAGACTAGAAAATAACCTATATATTAAAAGTTCAGTTAAATATTAATGGTCTTTTTGCCAGGAAAGTATTATTTTTAATTGATCAAGATTAAGCAAACCATAACTCCACATAACTATTGGTAAGGGAGAATTTTCCAGAGAAGCCCTCTTAATTCCTAATTCCAAAGCGCTTCGACTTATTCCAAGTTTATGAATAATAAAATCGCAAAGTTCTTCTGAGGGAGGATTAATTTCTTTACTGCTGTTAATCATTTAAAATAATTAGATTCCATTTGTCATTATATTTATAATGATTTTTCTAGCAGTGATTGATTTTCGTAAAATAAAAAATATAAATAATCTAGGTATATAAAATAGATTACTATTTGATCTTGAATACCTAACTAGACAATCTGTTAAAATAGATATAGATAAGACATCAAATAGTCTTGATAATGAGTACATAATTGGAATAAGCCATTTATAATTAGTTAATATTGGAGACGAAGCTATTTTTGTGAGTGAATTTACATCTCGCCAGCATAAATTTAATCCTTGCCCTCCAACGGGATGAAATATATGAGATGTCTCGCCTAAGAAAATATATTTTCCAGAATGAAAAGAATAATTTAGTAGGAATTTTATTGGATAAGATTTAGTCTCATTAATAATCGTATCTGCAATTATACCGTCGGGTAGAATTGTTGATAAATAATCTAAAAATGATGATTTAGGAAGATTAAGAATTTGAGAAGCATTTTTTTTAGATTGACTACATATTATTTGAAATAAATCTCCTCCAAGAGGTAATACAGCAAATGGACCCTCAGAGCTTAATATCTCAAAGGCTTCGTTAGATTTGATACCTCTTAATAGAACCTTTGCAGTAATACATACTTGATCATAACTAAATTCAAAGGATGGTTTTTTTAAAATTTTTTTTGTAGTTGAATTAGAACCATCTGCCGCAACAATAAGATCATAGTTATTTTTATTAGGAATCACAGAGGTTGGGATTTTATTGATATTATCTAAAATTGAAATATAATCTAATATAGCTGACATTATTTTCTTATGATCTGCAATCCAACCTACTGCTATATACTTACTATCTTCAAGACTTAAGTCATCAGTTATAAATTGAACCTTATTATTTAGATCATAATCTATAACATTTAGATATTGAAAAGGAATTAAATGACTTACTATATTAGACCATATTCCATTTTTTTCTAAAATTTTTCTTGAAGAATGTGTAATAGCATAGCATCTATCTCTATCAACAAGTTCTTCGTAAGATAACCTCTCGTATAAATCAATATTGCAGCCCACTTTCGCTAATGAGATAGCAGCTAATGAACCAGTTAAACCAGAACCAATAATAGCTATATTCATTACTAAATTATATCATTTAATACATAAAAGAGTTAATTCAAAATTCTTCTATTTACAAATTCTTCAAAAGCTGGACGAAGAAGAAATGGATAAAAACCAACCCATAAATTAATTTCTGGACACCATGCATCGCTTATTGCCTGAATACTACTGAAATCTCTTCTATTACTAAAAACCACGCAATTAATTCTCATCCCTTTTGTTAGTATATTAAATTTGTTTTGTAATGGAAAACTTATATTGCCAATAAAACCGTCCTCATCTTCAATGTCTATGACTACCCAGGTCCTCTTTTTTTCTATAACCTGTAACCTACCATCCTTGTTTGCTTGCTCCTGTTGATTTTCCACTCTATCTTCTACATAAACATCTGAAATATAACCATCAACTAATGCTGAAAATGAATAACTTTTAAACTTAGAGTTCTTTCTACTAGCTTCAAGAATTGGCCCCCACAAAATGTATAAAAGGAAAATTACACCTAAAACCAACCACAAAGAATAAAACTGACTAGTGACCTGACTTTGACTAATTAGCAAAGTTATTACTCCTCCAATAGCTGAAATCATAATCCTTTGAAATATTTTCTGTGGATTACCTAAAGCCGAATTAAACTGCTTTCCAGTTGCTACAGATGGAATTAACTTATTAATTTCATTTTGCTTAATTGGAAATAACATTTTTATATAATTATAAAATTTTCTCTAATCCATAAACTAACTTGTTAAATAATCTGATTTTTTTTACAACTAAAAGCACTCCAGGCATGTAAGCGGATCTATCAATAGTGTTGTGAGACAATTCAAATGTTTCTCCATTAGATCCAAACATAACTTTTTGATGAGCAACAAGGCCAGGTAATCTAATTGAATGAAGTCTTAAACCACTAGATCTACATCCACCACGAGATCCTTTGATGAATTCTTCTTCGTTTACTAATGGTTTGTTAAAAGATGAGCGTTGTTCTTCAATCAATTCAGCAGTTTTAATACAAGTTCCACTAGGTGCATCAGCTTTTCTATTGTGATGCATTTCAGTTAATTCAGCGAACTCATAAAAACGAGCTGCAGCTGAAGCTGCTTGTTGCAATAACACCATCCCAACTGAAAAGTTTGGAATAATGGCTGAACCAAGACAAGCTTTTTCTGCAAATTTTGAGAGATCATCTAATTGTTCTGATGTTATTCCTGTAGTACCAATAACAGGGTGAACACCGTAAGCAATGGCTGTGCGGGTGTGGTTATAAGCAACCTTCGGATGTGTGAAATCAACTAAAACTGCGCCATTATTTGTTCCATCTTTAGGGACATTTTGACTAGCAGAACATAAAGAACCTTCGAAATCGCTTGAGATATAAACATCTAAAGGATCTAATCCAATAAGCGATCCTATATCTTGTCCCTCTTTGTCCTTCTGATTATCAATTGCGCCAACGAGTTGGTACTCATCGGAAGAATTAATTGCTCTAACAACTTCCGATCCCATTCGACCTAAGGCACCAGCGACCAAAACTGGTATTGGTTGATTATCAGAACTCATTGTTTTAGATTTTTTAGAATCATATTTGATATTCCTTGTAACAGGCATTAACTAAATAACACAGTAAAGGGCCAGAAAACACTAGGCTTGGTCGAATTCCGATAGAAGAAAAGATGTTTACACAGGTTCGCTCAGCCAATCGCAGAGTTTCACCTGTTGAGAATCACGAGCATAAGGCAGTGATGAAGGCTGTTTATGTGGTTCTTGAGCCTCAATACCAAAATGCTCTAACACAGGCTGCTAACTCATTAAATTCACAAAATGGTCCAATTGGAATCGAATTAAATGGATATCTAATTGAAGAACTTAGGGACAATGTTAATTATGAAAACTTTAAAAAAGATGTAGAAAATGCTGATTTATTTATTGCGTCATTGATTTTTATTGAAGATTTAGCTCAAAAAGTTGTTGAAGCAGTAGAGCCTCATAAAGAAAAACTCAAAGCAGCAGTAGTTTTTCCATCAATGCCAGAAGTGATGCGCTTGAACAAATTGGGTACATTCTCAATGTCTCAGTTAGGTCAAAGCAAAAGCATCATCGGTGATTTCATGAAGAAGAGAAAAGAGGCAGGAGGTGCTGGTTTTCAAGATTCAATGTTGAAGCTTCTTAATACTCTTCCCTCAATTCTTAAGTACTTGCCTGTTGATAAAGCTCAAGATGCAAGAAGCTTCATGCTTAGTTTTCAATATTGGTTAGGTGGAACCCCAGATAATCTTAAGAACTTTTTATTGATGCTTGGTGATAAATATGTTTTTCCCGAACTAAATAAAGAAGAAGAAAAAATTGAAGTCGCAGAGCCAGAAGTTTTTCCAGATTTAGGAATTTGGCACCCATTAGCGCCAAATATGTTTGAAGATAAAAAAGAATATTTAAATTGGACTGCTAGTAGGGATGATCTTTCAACTAAGGCAAAAGAAGGTCCTGTAATTGGACTTGTGCTCCAAAGGAGTCATATCGTGACAGGAGATGATGCACATTATGTAGCTGTAATTCAAGAGTTGGAATATAGGGGGGCAACAGTTATTCCAATTTTTTGTGGAGGATTAGATTTTTCAAAACCTGTAAACGAATATTATTACGACCCTATTGATCCTGAAAAACCAATTGTTGATGGGGTTGTATCTCTAACTGGATTTGCCCTTGTTGGTGGCCCAGCAAGACAAGATCATCCAAAAGCAATTGAGTCATTAAAGAAACTTAATCGACCTTATATGGTTGCTTTGCCATTAGTATTTCAAACAACTCAAGAATGGGAAGGGAGTGATTTAGGACTTCACCCTGTACAAGTAGCACTACAAATAGCTATCCCTGAATTAGATGGTGCAATAGAACCGATTGTTTTATCAGGTAGAGATGATGCAACAGGCAAAGCTCATACACTTCAGGATCGAGTAGATGCAATAGCGGAAAGAGCAATTAGATGGTCTTCTTTACGAATTAAAAAACGTGACCAAAAGAAATTGGCTATTACTGTATTTAGCTTTCCACCAGACAAAGGAAATGTTGGGACAGCTGCCTATTTAGATGTATTTGGTTCTATACATAGAGTTCTTGAAGAAATGAAAGATCAAGGGTACGAAATAAGGAATTTACCTAAGAATCCCAAAGAACTCATGGAGTCATTAATCAATGATCCAGAAGCTTTACAAGGGTCTCCAGAATTGTCGATAGCACATCGAATGAGTGTAAATGAATATGAAA contains the following coding sequences:
- the dapB gene encoding 4-hydroxy-tetrahydrodipicolinate reductase gives rise to the protein MSSDNQPIPVLVAGALGRMGSEVVRAINSSDEYQLVGAIDNQKDKEGQDIGSLIGLDPLDVYISSDFEGSLCSASQNVPKDGTNNGAVLVDFTHPKVAYNHTRTAIAYGVHPVIGTTGITSEQLDDLSKFAEKACLGSAIIPNFSVGMVLLQQAASAAARFYEFAELTEMHHNRKADAPSGTCIKTAELIEEQRSSFNKPLVNEEEFIKGSRGGCRSSGLRLHSIRLPGLVAHQKVMFGSNGETFELSHNTIDRSAYMPGVLLVVKKIRLFNKLVYGLEKIL
- a CDS encoding DUF4335 domain-containing protein, which encodes MINLSYKFAQNSSSLEISGMPDVSNGDSTTTIGILSSWSLKIIGSPLLEGEKVHLDNLMQVVLQYSRSYISGIRKTFVSEKNIVSISPSGNNHKLLLKSTRKGVKPLEIFLDDSELSDLTQCLDLLRFDSRLSIKWDIYIDRPFTKRFIINNSNKVKKNFNLLYAFIIFTLSSSLLLLIPINNNYEPEQGRKSSSSLTEQIN
- a CDS encoding class I SAM-dependent methyltransferase, with amino-acid sequence MQLSSIDRMKMDINNDQIFYQHPRYVHHLSEPFRNRLTKLYSEYLSNEDIILDLMSSWVSHLPYNIRFKKVIGHGMNKSELSANKRLDCFWVQNFNQSQNIPLDDSSVDIGLIVAGWQYLQYPEKVSLELSRIIKSHSLLIISFTNRAFWSKAPNIWCNSSEEERIEYVKSVLNANGWNIEKVLNEKTYVNKLFGFYNAESDPFFSVVARNNKSNN
- a CDS encoding TlpA family protein disulfide reductase, coding for MTYSLIKFSSEDCGTCHRMSFFDSKVANELGLEFISVKLQDTLVYRKYRPILLTQYPTKEGMGWPTYLLVNDPEGEFEIIGELKGGISKGDYRERLSKLLPD
- a CDS encoding adenine phosphoribosyltransferase codes for the protein MENLKDYIPEIYNFPNEGIVFKDINPIYNQPKLWNQITLPIQELITTIKPDYIAGVEARGFITASALAFKNQIGLITIRKPNKLPGKVIGVNYQLEYGEDRLEIQQDLITKQSKILIIDDLLATGGTASAAGELIIKAGGNLIGYGFLVELTKLEGRKRLENNLYIKSSVKY
- a CDS encoding DUF3038 domain-containing protein, whose translation is MSFQKENDNKKSSLVNRVDDTTYLNCEIASDTPKKLDFLFLVIETLQINAADTLFLKAKNIGLSDEFSSRVEFWKIRCSNPLRKSYAFSSLSTDQIDSLVKLISSMADNLYPLIRQLLSSKESETLNKERWFLFSNRLKSLIRERMNLQRSYVVSLLSDENNTFFRELLLILSLSCGKGGADRLKASLYYQT
- a CDS encoding DUF2949 domain-containing protein: MINSSKEINPPSEELCDFIIHKLGISRSALELGIKRASLENSPLPIVMWSYGLLNLDQLKIILSWQKDH
- a CDS encoding FAD-dependent monooxygenase encodes the protein MNIAIIGSGLTGSLAAISLAKVGCNIDLYERLSYEELVDRDRCYAITHSSRKILEKNGIWSNIVSHLIPFQYLNVIDYDLNNKVQFITDDLSLEDSKYIAVGWIADHKKIMSAILDYISILDNINKIPTSVIPNKNNYDLIVAADGSNSTTKKILKKPSFEFSYDQVCITAKVLLRGIKSNEAFEILSSEGPFAVLPLGGDLFQIICSQSKKNASQILNLPKSSFLDYLSTILPDGIIADTIINETKSYPIKFLLNYSFHSGKYIFLGETSHIFHPVGGQGLNLCWRDVNSLTKIASSPILTNYKWLIPIMYSLSRLFDVLSISILTDCLVRYSRSNSNLFYIPRLFIFFILRKSITARKIIINIMTNGI